The sequence ATTGAGAAGCTGGTGGCTGCCCAGCAGCAGTGTAACAGACGTTCCTTCTCAGACCGGCTTCGAGTCACGGTACCTGAGGGGCCTGGGGAGAGGTCGCTGTGCCCAGAGCACCAGCTGGCTTCTCGATGCCTGACTCAGAGTGGtttgtttctttcctccttgCCTTTCGGGGTAGCCTTGGCCCATGGCACCAGATCCCCAGAGTCGGGAGGCCCGTCAGCAACGCTTTGCCCACTTCACGGAGCTGGCCATTGTCTCTGTGCAGGAGATCGTTGATTTTGCCAAACAGCTGCCGGGCTTCCTGCAGCTCAGCCGGGAGGACCAGATTGCCCTCCTGAAGACCTCTGCAATTGAGGTGGCTGGCAAGGCCAAGGGTGAAGGGAGGACCAGAGCGGGATGTCTGTGGGAGGGGCCCCCAGCCAGCCAGCTGGGAAGCCACATGCACTGGGAAGTAGGGATGAGGGGCTCGACCTTCCCTTGAAGGTGCCCTGGGCCAAGACCAGCCCAATATTTGTGTGCAGGTGATGCTTCTGGAGACATCTCGGAGGTACAACCCTGGAAGTGAGAGTATCACCTTCCTCAAGGATTTCAGTTATAACCGGGAAGACTTTGCCAAAGCAGGTGAGAACTGAGATCACAAAGGGACTGGGTTGGATGAACAGATGCATTTTGTCATGGGGTCCAGAGTGACTACAGAGCTACAGGCCCAGGGTTTGAGTGGCTACAAAGGGAAGGATCCACTTGTTTTTCCAAGACAGAAATTTGGAATGCTGATAGGTCTCCCTTAACTGCCCCAGATAGATTCCTGTCCTCTGTTGcattaggccagtggttctcaaactgtgttcCCAGGAACCTGAGGGGGGTTTCCATGGAAGTGTCACCTTAGAGGAAAAACGTCCTTCACCCTAACTTTAGCCAAACCAGAAGCTCCATTTAAATCTGCGTTACATACTGTGCTTCTGCATAATATTTTGCTTGAAGAAAAGACTTTACAGCtaggaaaaaaaacttgaaaacctCACCAAGCCTTTTAGTAGTCAAAACTGAAAAATCTTTCTCAGATGTGCTCTTTAATGATCATGTGGACTGACTTCCTCCTCTTCAGCTGTGCTTTCTGAGTAGCCATGGCATTGGCATTAAAACATGGCAGATGTGCCCAGATGAGGCAGTTTTACAATAAGAGTGAACACTTCTATCCCCATCTTGGAGTATCTTGGAGTACTTTCTCCAAGAATTAGTTCACGATGCTGTTCTCTATCTGACATTTGCTTGCAGGCTAAGCAGTTTTGGTTTCCTCATATTCAGTGGCTGGTTTGTGTTgtgggaggagggctgggaaAGGATGGAAGGTGGAAGGTGTTTCGGAGGGACAGGACTGAGGCTGAACAAGAGACTGGGTGGTTTAACACCTGAGTGAGTAGGTCTGTAAAATATGGCTGATGCTGACTCCATTCTCGGGTTTGGAGAATACTGGTTTCCAGTGCAGAGCTCACAGAGGTTTCCGGTGACTCAGGCCAGCTCTTGTCCCATCACAGGCCACCCAGTGAGCTTTCTAGGTAGGCCTCCCTTCACTATAGGGTACGGCAGGGCTGTGTTGACACCTCTTGCCTTCTGTAGTGCCCCGTGTGCTGCCTGAATGTATAGGCACCTAATAGGAGTGATGTAATGACTTTTTCCAGCTTTaaaagcccagccctgccccctttCTCTACCCAATCACCTTTTCCCCAGATGGTTATTATCCCAGTCCTTCTTAACCACGGCCTTCTCCTTCATAACATCCTCCTTTCTGAACTCTTCCCTGTTCTCATGTCTGCGTGTTCCTTCAGCACATGCGGACTTGTGCTGTCTGAATCTGTATCTATTTATAGATTCATTTATATAAGCAGTTTTTATGTCAtcatgtttgtttttcatttctcacttTCTCAGTGAGGGAAGAAGAGACAGGGCTGCTCTTTGGGCAGGTCTCCCTCCTCCATTACTTCCACTACCATATGCTGCTCGCGTGGGTGACTAACGATGTGAACCGATCACATTGGGGGCGTCCACTCAGCGAGCAGTAGCCGACCCTTGCAAGGGGCGTAACTCTAGAACTTTCTCGTCCTCACTGTACGAAGGGGCTGTTCGGCACAATTCAAGGCTGGACACCTCACCAAGAAATGCTTTCTAAATGGGGCTTGTCCATTAAATGGATCAACACACACTTGATAAACATCAGGGTGAAAGCACAGGAAGTGACTAATAAAGAAGCCTGGAATGGAAGAGTTAGCAGATGTTTGCTAAAAGACATCTGAGAAAACTAGGGGatggtgtggggtggggagactTTGATGGTGTGTTTGGGAGAAGTGTTCTTTAGATGTCACCACTTCAGGTCATGGTTTGTTGAACTTCGGTCTCCTCAGTAAGAAGgctgattctatttttaaattttattatttatttaacaaacacttacatggagttaccatatgtGCCACTCATTATTCTAAGGACCCattatgaggtaggtgctattattatctccattctagagatgggaaaaccaaggcccagagagcttaaataacttactcaaggtcacacagcctagtaagtggtagagctaggactcaaacccagggAGTCTGACACCAGAGTCCACACCCTCAACCACATTGCTTTGTTTCCCCTGTGATGTGAAACAAGAAATGTATCGCTGGTATTCAGATAAGTAAGGCCAATTGCCAGTGAAGCAGTCTTTTTATAAACAAACATAAGGGTTGCTTCTATTTCTAGTAATGTGGGGCCCTCAAGCATTCTAAGAAGAATTCTAACAGAATTATTGTCATTTAATTCAGCACGTTCTGTATGCTGGGTGCCGTGCAAAGTGGTCTGTATGCTTTACCATTTAACCATCACAACAGTTTTATAAGCTCAGATATGATTCCCGCCTCACagatgaggcttagagaggttaagaaacttaccCAAGGTTATACAGCAGAGCCCTGGAGACTTCCTACTGAGTTCCTGGTAGTCTCCTCAGTTGAGCAGTGCTGCCCATGCCACACAACCcagcctctcttcttcctccctagGGCTGCAGGTGGAGTTCATCAACCCCATCTTTGAGTTCTCCAGAGCCATGAATGAGCTGCAACTAAATGATGCTGAGTTTGCCTTGCTCATTGCCATCAGCATCTTCTCTGCAGGTGTGGAGGAGGGGCAAGAGGGAAAATGAGCAAGAGACTCACACCAAAGAGGGCTGCAGGCCCCATAGGGCAAGAATCGTGGGGGTGGAGGCCCTTGTTGTGTTACTTTGGGATGGGAGAGGTTGGGTAGGGCATGTCCCTATTTTTCGGTTGTGATTTGGGGTATGGAAATAAGACCCTGGCCAGACCTGCTACTCAACTCTGTTGGTGACCTATAGACCGGCCCAACGTGCAGGACCAGCTCCAGGTAGAGAGGCTGCAACACACATATGTGGAGGCCCTGCATGCCTACGTCTCCATCCACCACCCCCATGTGAGTCTCCCCACTgtgccctctttctcctctccacaGGCTCATCCCCTGACACATCTACTTTCCCTTCAAGAATCCCTCCCTGACTACATCGTGCACAGACAATTCTCTACCTCTCCCACAAACCCCCCACCCTTGCCCCACTTCCCTGGGGAGAGACAAAGGCTGTACTTGTCCTTCTTTCCCAGGACCGACTGATGTTCCCACGGATGCTAATGAAACTGGTGAACCTCCGGACACTGAGCAGCGTCCATTCAGAGCAAGTGTTTGCACTGCGCCTGCAGGATAAAAAGCTTCCCCCGCTGCTCTCTGAGATCTGGGATGTGCACGAGTGACTGATCTTCCCCTGCGTCTTCTGTTTTCTGAGCTGGATGGCTGAGGCTGGTGGCTGCCTCCTAGAGGTGGAACCGACTGAGGACAAACATTCCTGAGGGCTGGGCAAAGGAGATCCTCAAGTGGCATTAAAGGAGAGTCAAAGGGTTGGGAGTTTTGTGGCTGCTGGGTAGTAGGGATCCTGCTAAAACGGTGCTCCACGTGAAGACTGTACTAACCCGGCCCAATGGATGAACCTGGGGGCCACTTTGCACAAGGTTCTCCAGGGCCCTGCCCATCCTGCCTCTACCACTTCCTGTTTTCCCCACAGGGCCCCAAGAGAAATTGTCCACTGTCACTCTGCGGCTTGGCCATAAATGCCTCCGGGCTGCCTCACCGATAGGCCTGGCACTGTTTGTACAGGAAGGCCAAAATGAATTCAGAATGAGAGAAACCAATTTTTGGAATGGGGGTGGGGCCCGACAACACAGGAGGGAAGCTTGTGTCCTTGCGGGTCCGTTTCCAGACTCCGAGGAGGGAGACAAGTCACAAGTGACAGCCTTGGCAGTGAGTGGGGACCTCCTTTTACCAGTCCCATTGCGATGTAAGGGTCAATGAAGTGCTGAGGCTGGGACGCGCCCTTGCCCCCCTTCAATGATCCCGGTGGGATCGTGTTGCCTTTCTGTGAGGGAGGGGGTGTTGGATTTTCGGAAGTAACGCCTCAGTCGTGCACCTGTGTTCGTGCGCGCGGGTATAACGCCTTGGTTTTTCCGTTGATACTTAAGAAGGTACAACAACCCCTCCTGTTGGCCCGCAGGCCCTGTGGGACAGCGAGAAAAGTCCCCTGAGGCCCGGGGGAGGCTGCGGTGTCCCGGGTTTAGCCTAGCGGAAGGGCTGGACTCCCTCTCCCAGCGCGCACCGCGGCACCGCTCACGCCCCCTGCCTTGGAGCGCACCGGGTGGAGGAGATGCCGCGGCCGCGCCTTCCGGCTTCAAGTCCCCCCGCCGCCCCTGAATTGGTAGGCTCCACCGCCGCGGCCGCCGGCTTTCCTGCCCACGCGGCTGGGCACTTCCAAAGCGCAAGCGGGGGAGGGAGATGAGGTGAGGGGAACGGTGAGAAAGTCCTAGGGCAGCTTATCTTGAGACGTCGCTTCCAGATTCATCCGCAGTTCACCGAAATGGGCTCTATTTCCGTGTCGAATTAAAATGTTTGCGTAACCCAAACAAAAAGTATTCCTTTGGGTCCTCCCCTTGTCACGTAGGCGCTGGGCTGGCCCAGCGCGCCCCATCACGTTCCCACTCCCACACGCAAAGGTGTGTGCGTAGCCTTCTCTCTCGAGGTCGCTCCACCCTGCAGCGCTCGGGTTGGTGCAGCCCTGTCCCCCCGGGGGTGAATGGTCCGGCCCCTGGCTCCTCAGCCTCCCCCACTTTCACCGAGTCGGAGTGGTACACGGCCCGCGGTGCAGACGCGGAACTGGCGCGCGCTCCGAGCGGCGCCCGCGCCGAGGAGCGACTGACGCTCGGCTGCCGGGGGACGTCTGGCCGAACCTGGCCGGTCCCCCGAGGCTCGGGAGGTAGGAGGGTCCGGGCCGCTGGGGGCCCCGGAAGGGCGTTTGGGACGAGGCTCTCCGGGAGAAACGGACTCTGGAAGGAAACAGGAGCTCTAGGGCGAAGGGGCCTCTAAGGAGGCCCTAAAGGAGTGTGAGGGGTCGTAGGGTCTCGAGAGGGACAGCAGGGGTCGGTAGCGAAGAGGGTGAGGCTAGAGGTGCGGGCGTCCGGGCCTCCGAGGGGGTTCGGGCTGCGAGCTTAGGCGCAGCTCGCGGCTGCAGGGAGAGATTCCTGCGGGGCTGGCGGGCGGTCCTGGTTCCGGGGCGGGGGAGAACTGTCCAGCAGGTGAGGGGGCGGCCAGAGCTGTCCAGCTCGGGGGCCCGAGCCGTGCTAACCACATGGcgcgcgtgtgtgcatgtgtatgtgcgtgtgtgtatttgtgtgcgCACACTCGCGCGCCTAATTTTTGGTTAGGGTTTGAAAAGCAcgtttggttctttaaaaaaaaatttttttttaatttggtgtttCAAAATTGGCTTGTTGGAGAGTGGAGACACTGTTCAGTTTTTCCTGCAACTGCTTCCCTCCCCATCCTTGTGCACCTGTAAATTCGTCCACCTgttcctgccctcccctcttcccctacCCTGCCTATTGCCTGCCTCTTTACTCTCATTCTTCCCCACGCAGGACCAGTCTGTACTGATGCGCCTGCAAGGTCACTGCCTGGGGAGGCGGTGGAGGGGAGAGAGCCTCCTGTTGTGCTCACGTCAGCAAAGATGTCATATCGCTCTCTGGTTCCTGTGGTTTTACTATGACATCCTGCCCCAAATGAGGGGCGAATCCAAAGGGTTGGTTAATGTGGCCATTTGTAAGCTGAAAAGACATAGATAATTTAAAGGGCTGCGGATGGAGTGGATGGTAGTTGTGTAAACTTCAGCAGATAGGTATGCTTTGAGCTTGATGCCTTTGGAATATAGGGGCTAGGAACGAGGAGCTATACGTTAGTAAATGTAGCTGAGGCAAGAGGCAGAGTGGGTGGATGTGAAGACAGAGTGTGAGTTATAGGTAATGCGAGAGAATTTAGAGTCTTcgtgaggaggggagaggggaaagaatgGGAAGAAAAGCCTTGGTTATCTCTGCAATCTGAAAAACCAAAGGCAGTGGCTGTTGATGAGATATAAATTGAGACTAAAAATCCATCCTATC is a genomic window of Physeter macrocephalus isolate SW-GA chromosome 16, ASM283717v5, whole genome shotgun sequence containing:
- the NR1H3 gene encoding oxysterols receptor LXR-alpha isoform X6, with amino-acid sequence MLGNELCSVCGDKASGFHYNVLSCEGCKGFFRRSVIKGARYVCHSGGHCPMDTYMRRKCQECRLRKCRQAGMREECVLSEEQIRVKKLKRQEEEQAQATSVPPRASSPPQVLPQLSPEQLGMIEKLVAAQQQCNRRSFSDRLRVTPWPMAPDPQSREARQQRFAHFTELAIVSVQEIVDFAKQLPGFLQLSREDQIALLKTSAIEVMLLETSRRYNPGSESITFLKDFSYNREDFAKAGLQVEFINPIFEFSRAMNELQLNDAEFALLIAISIFSADRPNVQDQLQVERLQHTYVEALHAYVSIHHPHDRLMFPRMLMKLVNLRTLSSVHSEQVFALRLQDKKLPPLLSEIWDVHE
- the NR1H3 gene encoding oxysterols receptor LXR-alpha isoform X1, with the translated sequence MSLWLEAPVPDVSPVELWEPDAQDASSQPLGSSNCILREESSTPQSTGGTSRVGLEATDPTALLPGVEAPPESTELRPQKRKKGPAPKMLGNELCSVCGDKASGFHYNVLSCEGCKGFFRRSVIKGARYVCHSGGHCPMDTYMRRKCQECRLRKCRQAGMREECVLSEEQIRVKKLKRQEEEQAQATSVPPRASSPPQVLPQLSPEQLGMIEKLVAAQQQCNRRSFSDRLRVTPWPMAPDPQSREARQQRFAHFTELAIVSVQEIVDFAKQLPGFLQLSREDQIALLKTSAIEVMLLETSRRYNPGSESITFLKDFSYNREDFAKAGLQVEFINPIFEFSRAMNELQLNDAEFALLIAISIFSADRPNVQDQLQVERLQHTYVEALHAYVSIHHPHDRLMFPRMLMKLVNLRTLSSVHSEQVFALRLQDKKLPPLLSEIWDVHE
- the NR1H3 gene encoding oxysterols receptor LXR-alpha isoform X3; this translates as MSLWLEAPVPDVSPELRPQKRKKGPAPKMLGNELCSVCGDKASGFHYNVLSCEGCKGFFRRSVIKGARYVCHSGGHCPMDTYMRRKCQECRLRKCRQAGMREECVLSEEQIRVKKLKRQEEEQAQATSVPPRASSPPQVLPQLSPEQLGMIEKLVAAQQQCNRRSFSDRLRVTPWPMAPDPQSREARQQRFAHFTELAIVSVQEIVDFAKQLPGFLQLSREDQIALLKTSAIEVMLLETSRRYNPGSESITFLKDFSYNREDFAKAGLQVEFINPIFEFSRAMNELQLNDAEFALLIAISIFSADRPNVQDQLQVERLQHTYVEALHAYVSIHHPHDRLMFPRMLMKLVNLRTLSSVHSEQVFALRLQDKKLPPLLSEIWDVHE